The following proteins are co-located in the Alcaligenes faecalis genome:
- a CDS encoding efflux RND transporter permease subunit: MPQFFIERPIFAWVVALAITLFGLLALPNMPVAQYPDVAPPSVTIRATYPGATAEDVASTVASVIEDQLNGAKGLLYYESVSDSYGSTEITATFRPGTDPDMAQVDVQNRVNNITASLPTAVMEQGLHVEQSSTGFLQVVTLSSTDGSMDQTALADYIVRNIKNTISRVPGVARFQLFAAGRAMRVWVDPAKLVGYQMSPADVTNAIRQQNMLVSAGILGGPPNQDSQRVAAPITVNGQLATVEEFENIILRSQPDGSTVRIKDVARVEVGADNYQFGARLNSKPTAAFAISLLPEANALDTAAAIKAEMEKLAEFFPENIRYDIPYDTSPYVDKSITQVVYTLLEAMVLVFIVMYVFLQNVRYTLIPALVVPVAILGAFAVMQVMGMSVNVLTMFAMVLAIGILVDDAIVVVENVERIMVEDGLSPKEATKKAMPQISGAIVGITLVLSAVFLPLAFMAGSVGVIYRQFSVAMAVSIAFSGFLALTFTPALCATLLKPIPKGHHETKRGFFGWFNRVFTRTTNGYESFIGKTLRRGGRMMFIYLIMVLVLGFLYMRMPTAFLPEEDQGYVIANIELPAGSTANRTIETISKVEDYFKEQPQVENIIAVQGFSFNGSGLNSAIAFVPLKDFNERKGEENSAQAISGKAMGQLLFGLPDSMVIAIVPPAISALGNSSGIDMRLEDRAGLGHDALMAAADQLLGLAKQSPVFDPQSVRITGLGPGKQIRLEIDRDKAAALGVNFSEASALISGALGSSFVGKFTNQGRVQNVWLQADAPYRMTIEDVLKLNARNNEGKMVPLSAFVSQETEQGPVQIVRYNSYESVRISGGPAPGYTSGEAMIEMENLMKQLPSGFGVDWTGLSYQERQAAGQSGILMGLAVLVVFMLLAALYESWAIPLSVMLAVPLGMLGSVLLVSGLGMPNDVYFQVGLVTVIGLSAKNAILIVEFAKDAYARGATLIDATLEAARLRFRPILMTSFAFVLGVVPLATSTGAGAASQNAVGLGVLGGMLAATPLAVLMVPTFFVVILKLFKTKPRLFGEAAKLHEEELAKQAAQPAGSQGGQH, encoded by the coding sequence ATGCCTCAGTTTTTTATTGAAAGGCCCATTTTTGCGTGGGTCGTTGCCTTGGCGATCACGCTATTTGGCTTATTGGCCTTGCCCAATATGCCCGTAGCGCAGTATCCCGATGTGGCACCTCCTTCGGTCACCATCCGGGCGACTTACCCAGGTGCAACGGCGGAAGACGTTGCCAGCACGGTAGCCAGTGTGATCGAAGATCAACTGAACGGTGCCAAGGGCCTGCTGTACTACGAGTCCGTCAGTGATTCCTATGGCTCGACCGAAATCACCGCCACGTTCCGTCCTGGTACTGATCCTGATATGGCGCAGGTGGATGTCCAGAACCGTGTCAACAACATTACGGCCTCTTTGCCGACAGCCGTGATGGAGCAGGGACTGCACGTGGAGCAGTCCAGTACAGGCTTTCTGCAAGTGGTGACCTTGTCCTCTACGGACGGTAGCATGGATCAGACGGCGTTGGCTGACTACATCGTACGCAATATCAAGAACACGATTTCCCGTGTTCCTGGTGTGGCTCGCTTCCAGTTGTTTGCTGCTGGTCGTGCCATGCGTGTGTGGGTGGACCCTGCCAAGCTGGTTGGCTACCAGATGAGTCCTGCAGACGTGACCAATGCGATTCGTCAGCAAAACATGTTGGTGTCCGCAGGTATCCTGGGGGGGCCTCCTAATCAGGATAGCCAACGTGTAGCCGCGCCAATTACGGTTAATGGTCAGTTGGCAACCGTGGAAGAGTTTGAAAATATCATTCTGCGTTCGCAGCCTGATGGCTCGACCGTGCGTATCAAGGACGTGGCTCGTGTGGAGGTAGGGGCAGACAACTACCAGTTTGGTGCTCGTCTGAATAGCAAACCGACAGCGGCCTTTGCGATCTCCTTATTGCCTGAGGCGAACGCGCTGGATACGGCTGCGGCGATTAAAGCCGAAATGGAGAAGTTGGCCGAGTTCTTCCCGGAAAACATCCGCTACGACATTCCTTACGACACCTCGCCCTACGTGGACAAGTCCATCACCCAGGTGGTGTACACCTTGCTGGAAGCCATGGTGCTGGTGTTCATCGTGATGTATGTGTTCCTGCAAAACGTACGCTACACCCTGATCCCTGCATTGGTGGTGCCGGTGGCTATCCTGGGGGCGTTTGCGGTGATGCAGGTGATGGGCATGTCCGTGAACGTGCTGACCATGTTCGCCATGGTGCTGGCCATTGGTATTTTGGTGGACGATGCGATCGTGGTGGTGGAGAACGTCGAACGTATCATGGTCGAAGACGGGCTCTCGCCTAAAGAAGCCACCAAGAAAGCCATGCCGCAAATTAGTGGCGCTATTGTGGGTATTACGCTGGTGCTGTCAGCCGTGTTCTTGCCCCTGGCATTCATGGCCGGTTCGGTGGGTGTGATTTACCGTCAGTTCTCGGTGGCCATGGCCGTGTCGATTGCCTTCTCGGGCTTTCTGGCACTGACCTTTACGCCTGCTCTGTGCGCGACCTTGTTGAAACCGATTCCCAAGGGCCATCACGAAACCAAGCGTGGCTTCTTTGGCTGGTTCAACCGTGTCTTTACGCGTACCACCAACGGTTACGAAAGCTTTATTGGCAAGACCTTGCGTCGTGGCGGTCGGATGATGTTCATCTATCTGATCATGGTGCTGGTGCTGGGTTTCCTGTACATGCGTATGCCAACCGCGTTCTTGCCCGAGGAAGATCAGGGCTACGTGATTGCCAATATCGAACTGCCTGCCGGTTCGACGGCCAACCGTACGATTGAAACCATCTCCAAGGTCGAGGACTACTTCAAAGAACAGCCTCAGGTTGAAAACATCATTGCCGTGCAGGGCTTCAGCTTTAACGGTAGTGGTTTGAACTCGGCTATTGCCTTTGTGCCCTTGAAGGATTTCAACGAACGTAAAGGCGAGGAAAACTCGGCCCAAGCTATTTCCGGCAAGGCCATGGGCCAGTTGCTCTTCGGTTTGCCTGACTCCATGGTGATCGCGATTGTGCCTCCTGCTATTTCTGCTCTGGGTAACTCCTCGGGTATTGATATGCGTCTGGAAGATCGTGCTGGCTTGGGTCACGATGCCTTGATGGCCGCTGCGGATCAGTTGTTGGGGCTGGCCAAGCAAAGCCCAGTGTTTGATCCACAGAGCGTGCGCATCACAGGCTTGGGACCTGGCAAGCAGATTCGTCTGGAAATTGACCGTGACAAGGCGGCTGCCTTGGGGGTGAACTTCAGCGAGGCCTCTGCCCTGATCAGTGGCGCCCTGGGTTCGTCCTTCGTAGGTAAATTTACCAATCAGGGTCGTGTGCAAAATGTCTGGCTACAAGCTGATGCGCCTTACCGTATGACCATTGAGGATGTGCTCAAGCTGAATGCTCGCAACAATGAAGGCAAAATGGTTCCGTTGTCTGCCTTTGTGAGCCAGGAGACCGAACAAGGTCCGGTGCAGATCGTGCGCTACAACAGCTACGAGTCCGTTCGTATCAGTGGGGGGCCTGCTCCAGGCTATACCTCGGGTGAGGCCATGATCGAGATGGAAAACCTGATGAAGCAGTTGCCTAGCGGCTTTGGTGTGGACTGGACTGGCCTGTCCTACCAGGAACGTCAGGCGGCCGGTCAATCGGGTATCCTGATGGGCTTGGCTGTTCTGGTGGTGTTCATGCTGCTGGCTGCTTTGTATGAGAGCTGGGCGATTCCGCTGTCCGTGATGCTGGCTGTACCACTGGGTATGCTGGGTTCGGTCTTGCTGGTCTCTGGCTTGGGCATGCCTAATGACGTGTACTTCCAGGTGGGGCTCGTGACGGTAATCGGTCTGTCGGCCAAGAACGCGATTTTGATTGTGGAATTTGCCAAGGATGCCTACGCACGTGGAGCCACCTTGATTGATGCCACCTTGGAGGCCGCCCGCTTGCGTTTCCGTCCTATCTTGATGACTTCCTTCGCCTTTGTGCTGGGTGTGGTGCCTCTGGCTACCTCCACCGGTGCGGGTGCTGCCAGCCAGAACGCCGTGGGTCTGGGCGTGCTGGGCGGTATGTTGGCTGCAACGCCGTTGGCTGTCTTGATGGTGCCGACCTTCTTTGTCGTGATCCTCAAGCTCTTTAAAACCAAACCCCGTCTGTTTGGCGAAGCCGCCAAATTGCATGAGGAAGAACTGGCCAAGCAAGCTGCACAGCCGGCCGGTTCGCAAGGAGGACAGCACTGA
- the pdxJ gene encoding pyridoxine 5'-phosphate synthase, which translates to MLELGVNIDHVATLRQQRLTTYPDPIQAALRAEEAGADLITLHLREDRRHIQDADVEALRPVLRTRMNLECAITTEMLDIACRIKPDDVCLVPEHRAELTTEGGLDVLGRLDQVKAAVQQLQAAGIRVSLFIDADPAQIRAASEVGATVIELHTGAYADAQTPEQAASELERIRAGIAQGVSQGLRVNAGHGLHYGNVQAIAALPGLTELNIGHAIVAQAVFDGWEKAVRDMKALLVQAGAPAQS; encoded by the coding sequence ATGTTAGAACTGGGCGTCAATATCGATCATGTGGCGACGCTGCGCCAGCAGCGTCTGACCACATACCCTGATCCAATTCAGGCCGCTTTGCGAGCAGAAGAAGCCGGAGCGGACCTGATTACCTTACATCTGCGTGAAGACCGGCGTCATATTCAGGATGCCGACGTCGAGGCCCTGCGCCCCGTACTGCGTACCCGGATGAATCTGGAATGCGCCATCACCACCGAAATGCTGGACATTGCCTGCCGTATCAAACCGGACGATGTCTGCCTGGTTCCCGAACACCGTGCTGAACTGACGACCGAAGGTGGTCTGGATGTACTGGGCCGTCTGGACCAGGTCAAGGCCGCGGTGCAGCAATTGCAGGCCGCCGGTATTCGCGTCTCGTTGTTCATTGATGCCGACCCGGCGCAAATTCGCGCTGCCAGTGAAGTCGGCGCTACCGTGATTGAGCTGCACACTGGCGCCTATGCGGATGCTCAAACGCCTGAGCAGGCCGCCAGCGAACTGGAACGTATCCGTGCCGGTATTGCTCAAGGTGTGTCGCAAGGTCTGCGTGTGAATGCCGGTCACGGCCTGCACTACGGCAACGTACAAGCGATTGCCGCCTTGCCCGGGTTGACGGAGCTCAATATTGGTCACGCTATTGTTGCCCAGGCGGTCTTTG
- a CDS encoding efflux transporter outer membrane subunit — translation MSSMFLRSPLVLAVAFALSACSLAPKYERPDSPVPAQFPLAQQGQVDAAQVADLGWREFFTDPRLHALIEQALANNRDLRIATQRIEEARAQYGVARSDQLPSIGVQAAQQATHTPAELRPAGPTSEPVSRTYQAGVGITAFELDFFGRVRDLARAAREQYFATEQAQRTAHIALVAGTAEAYFKVRAAEELHALMSNTLRSRQETLRLVQSSYDAGTVSALDLNQAKVQYNTVRSDMQAVERDRQRALNALQVLLGREIPTDLPAGLPFTRAQLMPSLPVGLSAELLERRPDILAAEHVLRGSNYSIGAARAAFFPRLSLTGLLGFMSPELGGLFSSGNRYWQFQPQITMPLLSGSTWANLDLAEARRDIAISQYEKTIQEAFREVADALAGEATYGQQIDALQEVDQAASESLRLAKLRYEVGIDSFLQVQTAEVSLYGTRQAYIHTGLASLMNRVELYKALGGGWTAETVKPETKTQATGTAPE, via the coding sequence ATGTCTAGTATGTTTTTACGTAGTCCCTTGGTGCTGGCTGTGGCGTTTGCCTTGTCGGCTTGCTCCTTGGCACCGAAGTACGAGCGTCCTGACTCTCCTGTGCCTGCACAATTCCCGCTGGCCCAGCAGGGCCAGGTGGATGCGGCACAGGTAGCGGATCTGGGTTGGCGCGAATTCTTTACCGATCCGCGTCTGCACGCCCTGATCGAGCAGGCCCTGGCAAACAATCGTGACTTGCGTATTGCCACCCAGCGCATCGAGGAAGCTCGGGCGCAGTATGGTGTGGCACGCAGTGACCAGTTGCCCAGCATCGGTGTGCAGGCGGCCCAGCAGGCCACCCATACACCGGCTGAATTACGTCCCGCTGGCCCAACCTCGGAGCCTGTGTCCCGTACGTATCAGGCCGGCGTTGGCATTACTGCTTTTGAGCTGGACTTCTTTGGTCGAGTGCGTGATCTGGCCCGTGCTGCTCGTGAACAGTACTTTGCCACCGAGCAGGCTCAGCGTACCGCCCACATCGCCTTGGTGGCGGGCACGGCTGAAGCCTACTTTAAAGTACGTGCTGCAGAAGAACTGCATGCTCTGATGAGCAACACCTTGCGTAGCCGGCAAGAGACATTGCGTCTGGTGCAGTCCTCTTATGATGCCGGTACGGTGTCCGCATTGGATTTGAATCAGGCCAAGGTGCAATACAACACCGTGCGTTCTGATATGCAGGCTGTTGAGCGTGATCGTCAGCGGGCGCTGAATGCCTTGCAGGTTTTGTTGGGACGTGAAATCCCCACAGATCTGCCAGCAGGCTTGCCCTTTACCCGTGCGCAACTGATGCCTAGCTTGCCCGTGGGGCTGTCGGCAGAACTGCTGGAGCGTCGTCCTGATATTCTGGCCGCCGAGCACGTTTTGCGTGGCTCCAACTACAGCATCGGTGCGGCACGCGCTGCCTTCTTTCCGCGTCTGAGCCTGACGGGCCTGCTGGGTTTCATGAGCCCCGAGCTGGGTGGTCTGTTCAGTTCGGGTAACCGTTACTGGCAGTTCCAGCCGCAAATCACCATGCCGCTGCTGTCGGGCAGCACCTGGGCCAATCTGGATTTGGCCGAGGCTCGTCGTGATATTGCGATCAGCCAGTACGAAAAAACCATTCAGGAAGCCTTCCGTGAAGTGGCTGATGCTCTGGCGGGCGAAGCCACCTATGGTCAGCAGATCGATGCCTTGCAAGAGGTTGATCAGGCTGCCAGCGAAAGCTTGCGTTTGGCCAAGCTGCGTTACGAAGTGGGTATAGACAGCTTCCTGCAGGTACAAACGGCGGAAGTCAGCCTGTACGGTACACGTCAAGCCTACATCCACACTGGCTTGGCATCTCTGATGAACCGGGTCGAGTTGTACAAGGCTTTGGGTGGCGGCTGGACAGCTGAAACCGTCAAGCCTGAAACAAAGACCCAGGCCACTGGGACAGCACCGGAGTAA